A window of the Trichoderma asperellum chromosome 4, complete sequence genome harbors these coding sequences:
- a CDS encoding uncharacterized protein (BUSCO:EOG092D4D5H), whose protein sequence is MDYQNRAGSKFGGGGVASHSATNADRRERLRKLALETIDLDKDPYFFKNHVGSFECRLCLTVHQNDGSYLAHTQGKKHQTNLARRAAREQKEGKQSIDPATGLPTSVAASLTARRNVVKIGRPGYKITKIRDPVTRQQGLLFQLQYPDATPELAPKWQVMNAFTQRAEEPDRNFQYLVVAAEPYESVGFKIPARELDKREDKQFCFWDPDSKEYWIQVMFMTEREERFNAAPGLTARR, encoded by the coding sequence ATGGACTACCAAAACCGCGCAGGCTCCAAattcggcggcggcggtgtcGCCTCCCACTCCGCCACCAACGCCGACCGCCGCGAGCGTCTGCGCAAGCTCGCCCTCGAGACAATCGACCTCGACAAGGACCCTTACTTCTTCAAGAACCACGTCGGCTCCTTCGAATGCCGCCTCTGTCTTACCGTCCACCAGAACGACGGCTCCTACCTCGCCCACACCCAGGGCAAAAAGCACCAGACCAACCTCGCCCGTCGCGCCGCCCGCGAGCAGAAGGAAGGCAAGCAGAGCATCGACCCTGCGACGGGCCTGCCGACCAGCGTCGCTGCGAGCCTCACGGCCAGGCGCAACGTCGTCAAGATTGGCCGACCCGGCTACAAGATCACCAAGATCCGAGACCCGGTCACGCGCCAGCAGGGCCTTCTCTTCCAGCTACAGTACCCGGATGCCACGCCCGAGCTAGCGCCCAAGTGGCAGGTCATGAACGCATTCACGCAGCGCGCCGAGGAGCCGGACAGGAATTTCCAGTACCTGGTCGTCGCTGCAGAGCCGTACGAGAGCGTGGGATTCAAGATTCCGGCCAGAGAGCTGGACAAGCGGGAGGACAAGCAGTTCTGCTTCTGGGATCCCGACTCCAAGGAGTATTGGATCCAGGTCATGTTCATGACGGAGCGCGAGGAGCGGTTCAACGCTGCCCCTGGTTTGACGGCCAGGAGATGA
- a CDS encoding uncharacterized protein (EggNog:ENOG41), whose protein sequence is MSSRFVSGGTITSSGEPSKDESGHEAVVAAAREPLMKKNAEWEAVQHELEEDRKKREQARANLAGEGQQSLYDVLQANKAAKQAAFEEQMKLKNQFRALDNDEIDFLDEVRAKEKADEARAKKEMEAGLKAFRERQKSTGGEIAAAAKEDEGPGGEDEEWVVGGRKRKRHERETLGVKKKSVSKRTEKDEAVVVGKSGDGDDGKAKSEKEPQREEKEEKEKEKEKVEEKKKKGLALVGYGSDSDESGGED, encoded by the exons ATGTCTAGCCGGTTCGTCTCTGGCGGTACGATAACTTCTAGCGGCGAACCCTCGAAAGATGAGAGCGGCCatgaggcggtggtggcggccgCGAGGGAGCcgctgatgaagaagaatgccGAATGGGAGGCGGTGCAGCACGAACTTGAGGAGGataggaagaagagggagcagGCGAGGGCGAATTTGGCGGGGGAAGGGCAGCAGAGCTTGTATGATGTGCTGCAGGCAAATAAAg CGGCTAAGCAGGCGGCTTTTGAAGAGCagatgaagctgaagaaTCAGTTTCGCGCCCTGGACAATGACGAGATTGATTTTTTGGATGAGGTGAGGGCGAAGGAGAAGGCGGATGAGGCGCgggcgaagaaggagatggaggcggGGCTGAAGGCCTTTcgggagaggcagaagagCACCGGGGGAGAgattgcggcggcggcgaaggagGATGAAGGGCCGGGaggggaagatgaggaaTGGGTTGTTggggggaggaagaggaagaggcatgAGAGGGAGACGTTGGgcgtgaagaagaagtccgTGAGTAAGAGGACTGAGAAGGATGAGGCTGTGGTGGTGGGTAAGAGtggcgatggtgatgatggcaaggCGAAGAGTGAGAAAGAGCCTcagagggaagagaaagaggagaaggagaaggagaaggagaaagtggaagagaagaagaagaagggattGGCGCTTGTAGGATATGGTTCGGATTCGGATGAGAGTGGTGGTGAAGACTGA
- a CDS encoding uncharacterized protein (EggNog:ENOG41), translated as MPGGVCAVLDYEVDMMAEYVAEMATRVVTPEASVTSPFRKFVSQILTSTRLPSTTILLGMNYLAKRINSMKTQGPYKASEGQVWRFLTVSLLLGSKFLDDNTFQNRSWSEVSGIPVSELNTLEYDWLQAMSWRLYVNLDHSKDYQAWLDNWREWQQMKKRQAAQANRERLASLVPAIDTDLARYNSNRCSPHSRYIQAQIAEYERYQAMKTQQHTYRSRESSWSNNPWNAPLTPPDSGYGTPEYATSAASSNARYNEWFAQAAAQYSSRYPQPPAHNTFYPNRPTPYASHYPYQHHSVWEHGVAECSCPGCVEPMKQTSYFMSHGYGQPVMG; from the coding sequence ATGCCCGGAGGCGTTTGTGCCGTCCTCGATTATGAGGTCGACATGATGGCTGAGTATGTCGCTGAGATGGCAACTCGCGTGGTTACTCCCGAGGCTAGCGTCACTTCTCCGTTCCGGAAGTTTGTGTCGCAGATCCTCACTTCCACAAGGCTGCCCAGCACGACCATCCTTCTTGGAATGAACTATCTCGCCAAGAGAATCAACTCCATGAAGACTCAGGGTCCCTACAAGGCTTCCGAGGGTCAGGTTTGGCGTTTCCTCACCGTTTCGCTTCTCCTTGGCAGCAAATTCTTGGACGACAACACTTTCCAGAACCGATCCTGGTCTGAGGTTAGCGGCATTCCCGTCTCCGAGCTAAACACTCTGGAGTATGATTGGCTTCAGGCCATGAGCTGGCGACTCTACGTCAACCTTGATCACAGCAAGGATTACCAGGCCTGGCTTGACAACTGGCGCGAGtggcagcagatgaagaagcgaCAGGCCGCTCAAGCCAACAGAGAGCGTCTGGCTTCGTTGGTTCCCGCCATTGATACCGATTTGGCCAGGTACAACAGCAACCGCTGCTCTCCTCACTCGCGCTACATCCAGGCTCAAATCGCAGAGTATGAACGTTACCAGGCTATGAAGACCCAGCAGCATACCTACCGCTCGCGTGAGTCTTCGTGGTCCAACAACCCTTGGAACGCGCCTCTTACTCCTCCGGATTCTGGCTATGGTACCCCCGAGTACGCCACATCGGCAGCTTCTAGCAACGCTCGCTACAATGAATGGTTCGCTCAGGCCGCCGCCCAGTACAGCAGCCGCTACCCCCAGCCTCCAGCTCACAATACGTTTTATCCCAACCGCCCAACGCCCTATGCGTCCCACTACCCTTACCAGCATCATAGTGTATGGGAGCATGGCGTTGCTGAGTGCAGTTGTCCGGGATGTGTCGAGCCCATGAAACAGACTTCCTATTTCATGTCACATGGATATGGACAGCCTGTCATGGGTTAA
- a CDS encoding uncharacterized protein (TransMembrane:1 (o44-61i)~BUSCO:EOG092D3ECY): protein MADLNPSTPPAAGSSSAPKPRPRNPVFKMMGLPALPRKLPSRNWLIFLSISTSFAAAIIYDKREKNRATAKWRRAVAPLSQELLTNASQLPRKLTVYLESPPGDGLRTAQDHFIEYVKPILAASGLDWEFVQGRQQGDVRAAVAEKIRRSRKAHERPDEELPQTDEAIVENQRKKIGLAEYGGVKGDIVIGRHTWKEYVRGLHEGWLGPLDPPPLPVVETLEDKSEPETPSTEGEGDKKPEDKKPEEEEKKDETPKRPPQPRPHNSSDDYPSASLPAIIPAEFSPSTAIAFPHRLGFRHTFVRLGRFLTRRHLADDIGREVAAVCFAAAREWREADGQYEQQLVLKQEEDDWPKFVWKDEEPAADEKEKKAAEPPKEKIWASPMVVDSRIAERMRRFQIQPEDEARAKEIVVPEAEIEGWIKRNLRSLYHWGASSFASKPQGPNVGNLDDD, encoded by the coding sequence ATGGCCGACCTCAATCCCTCGACCCCGCCGGCCGCCGGCTCCTCGAGCGCTCCAAAGCCTCGCCCGCGCAATCCAGTCTTCAAGATGATGGGCCTCCCGGCCCTGCCTCGCAAGCTCCCATCCCGCAATTGGCTCATCTTCCTGTCTATATCCACCTCCTTTGCCGCCGCAATCATCTACGACAAGCGCGAGAAAAACCGCGCGACAGCCAAGTGGCGCCGAGCCGTTGCGCCCCTCTCCCAAGAGCTGCTCACGAATGCCAGCCAGCTTCCGCGCAAGCTCACCGTCTATCTGGAATCGCCTCCTGGTGATGGCCTGCGCACCGCTCAAGACCACTTCATCGAATACGTCAAGCCCATTCTGGCAGCTTCCGGCCTCGATTGGGAGTTCGTCCAGGGCCGACAGCAGGGAGATGTGAGAGCGGCCGTTGCCGAGAAGATTAGAAGATCAAGAAAGGCCCATGAGCGGCCGGACGAGGAATTACCACAGACAGATGAAGCCATTGTGGAGAATCAGAGGAAGAAAATCGGGCTAGCAGAATATGGCGGCGTCAAGGGCGATATCGTCATTGGCCGGCATACGTGGAAAGAGTATGTTCGAGGCTTACACGAGGGATGGCTGGGACCTCTCGACCCCCCGCCCTTGCCTGTTGTCGAAACTCTCGAGGACAAGTCCGAGCCTGAAACCCCATCTACAGAAGGCGAGGGTGACAAGAAGCCCGAAGACAAGAagcccgaagaagaagaaaagaaagacgaaaCACCAAAGCGCCCTCCGCAGCCGCGCCCTCACAACTCCTCTGATGACTATCCCTCCGCAAGCCTCCCTGCCATCATCCCCGCCGAATTCTCACCTTCCACCGCCATTGCATTCCCTCACCGCCTCGGCTTCCGCCACACTTTTGTCCGCCTGGGCCGCTTCTTGACCCGCCGTCACTTGGCAGACGACATCGGCCGAGAAGTCGCCGCGGTGTGCTTCGCCGCTGCGCGCGAGTGGCGCGAGGCCGACGGCCAatacgagcagcagctcgtccTAAAGCAGGAGGAAGACGACTGGCCCAAGTTCGTTTGGAAGGACGAAGAACCCGCAGCCgatgaaaaggagaagaaggccgctGAGCCGCCGAAGGAGAAGATCTGGGCTTCTCCAATGGTAGTAGACTCACGCATTGCGGAACGGATGCGTCGCTTCCAGATTCAGCCCGAGGATGAGGCTCGTGCGAAGGAAATTGTCGTTCCCGAGGCAGAGATTGAGGGTTGGATCAAGCGTAATCTGAGGAGCTTGTATCACTGGGGCGCGAGCTCATTCGCGAGCAAACCTCAGGGCCCCAACGTGGGAAATCTGGATGATGACTGA
- the COT1 gene encoding Cobalt uptake protein cot1 (BUSCO:EOG092D0ZVY) — MDSNNGRLYLNFDNQRPAANDRAYPTTPSTFPQPVFPSGAQPSMQSSQQQAYGAGYPPQGYFAQNQQYPGQAVTSDYPNAAYPPQSGAPGTNDPNTGLAHQFSHQNLGGSAARGGQYAGRGPSSGRPRTAGGSGQQGSYGNYAPPLPTQGAVSSPEFQPIPERNPDKYGTNANSNQKKCSQLAADFFKDSVKRARERNQRQNELEQKLQDPGQSSTRREQLWSTAGRKEGQYLRFLRTKDKPENYNTVKIIGKGAFGEVKLVQKKGDGKVYAMKSLIKTEMFKKDQLAHVRSERDILAESDSPWVVKLYTTFQDAYFLYMLMEFLPGGDLMTMLIKYEIFSEDITRFYIAEIVLAIEAVHKLGFIHRDIKPDNILLDRGGHVKLTDFGLSTGFHRLHDNNYYQQLLQGRSNRPRDRNSVAIDQINLTVSNRSQINDWRRSRRLMAYSTVGTPDYIAPEIFTGHGYTFDCDWWSLGTIMFECLVGWPPFCAEDSHDTYRKIVNWRQTLYFPDDITLGAEAENLIRSMVCNTENRLGRGGAHELKSHAFFRGVDFDSLRRIRAPFEPRLTSNIDTTYFPTDEIDQTDNATLLKAQAIQNNRTGQAPEESPEMSLPFIGYTFKRFDNNFR, encoded by the exons ATGGACTCCAACAACGGCCGTCTGTACTTGAACTTCGACAACCAGCGACCGGCCGCCAACGATCGAGCCTATCCCACCACGCCCTCAACCTTCCCCCAGCCCGTCTTCCCCTCGGGAGCTCAGCCCAGTATGCAATCGTCCCAGCAGCAAGCCTACGGCGCGGGCTACCCGCCCCAGGGCTACTTTGCGCAGAACCAGCAGTATCCAGGCCAAGCAGTGACGAGCGACTATCCCAACGCTGCCTATCCCCCGCAGTCTGGCGCGCCTGGCACCAACGACCCGAACACGGGCTTGGCTCACCAGTTCTCCCATCAGAACCTCGGCGGCAGCGCCGCAAGGGGAGGCCAATATGCTGGTCGAGGACCATCCTCAGGACGGCCACGAACTGCGGGCGGCTCAGGGCAGCAGGGCAGCTATGGCAACTACGCGCCTCCTTTGCCTACCCAGGGCGCTGTGTCCTCGCCCGAATTTCAGCCTATCCCAGAGAGGAACCCTGATAAATATGGCACAAATGCCAATAGCAACCAGAAGAAGTGCTCGCAACTAGCTGCGGATTTCTTCAAAGACAGCGTGAAGCGAGCTCGTGAGCGCAATCAAAG ACAGAACGAGTTGGAGCAGAAGCTGCAAGACCCCGGCCAGAGCTCAACTAGGAGAGAGCAGCTCTGGTCGACTGCTGGCCGGAAAGAAGGCCAATATCTGCGATTTTTGCGTACCAAAGACAAGCCCGAGAACTACAACACGGTCAAGATTATCGGAAAGGGTGCCTTTGGTGAAGTTAAGCTGGTGCagaagaagggagatggCAAGGTCTATGCTATGAAGTCTCTGATCAAGACTGAAATGTTCAAGAAGGACCAGCTGGCTCACGTCCGATCAGAACGTGATATCCTTGCCGAGTCTGACAGCCCCTGGGTTGTCAAGCTCTACACCACCTTCCAGGATGCCTACTTCCTCTACATGCTCATGGAGTTCTTGCCCGGTGGAGATTTGATGACCATGCTCATTAAATATGAGATTTTCTCAGAAGACATTACGCGATTCTACATTGCTGAAATTGTCTTGGCTATCGAGGCTGTCCACAAACTCGGTTTCATTCACCG TGATATCAAGCCCGACAACATTCTGCTAGATCGTGGCGGCCACGTCAAATTGACCGATTTCGGTCTTTCCACTGGCTTCCATCGTCTGCATGACAACAACTACTACCAGCAACTCCTGCAAGGCCGCTCCAACCGCCCCCGTGACCGAAACTCGGTTGCCATTGATCAGATTAATCTCACAGTCAGCAACCGATCTCAGATTAACGACTGGAGACGATCTAGACGACTGATGGCTTACTCCACCGTTGGTACGCCAGACTACATCGCCCCCGAGATCTTCACAGGCCATGGCTACACCTTTGATTGCGATTGGTGGTCATTGGGTACTATCATGTTTGAATGTCTGGTGGGCTGGCCGCCTTTCTGTGCTGAAGACAGCCACGATACTTACCGCAAGATCGTCAACTGGAGGCAAACGCTGTATTTCCCTGACGACATCACGCTGGGTGCCGAGGCGGAGAATTTGATTCGAAG catGGTCTGCAACACGGAGAACCGACTCGGAAGGGGAGGTGCCCATGAACTCAAGAGCCACGCATTCTTCCGCGGTGTCGACTTTGATAGCCTGCGTCGCATTCGCGCTCCTTTCGAGCCTCGCTTGACTTCCAACATTGACACCACCTACTTCCCGACTGACGAGATTGATCAGACCGACAACGCGACTCTGCTCAAGGCCCAGGCCATCCAGAACAACCGCACTGGCCAAGCTCCTGAGGAGTCACCCGAGATGAGCTTGCCATTCATTGGTTACACTTTCAAGCGGTTCGATAACAACTTCCGATAG